From a single Apium graveolens cultivar Ventura chromosome 2, ASM990537v1, whole genome shotgun sequence genomic region:
- the LOC141688544 gene encoding zinc finger protein ZAT8-like: protein MTMKRCREDDLDAPATPKSLMLLSSIGTARIYECKTCSRKFPSFQALGGHRTSHKKIKLIAGEQVPVKPKTHGCSICGLEFPLGQALGGHMRRHRAAIENFTDISTNRIINDDDTTNTVPVLKRFSSSKRILCLELTLRPYEIDLTLKL, encoded by the coding sequence ATGACAATGAAAAGATGCAGAGAAGATGACCTTGATGCACCAGCCACGCCCAAGAGCTTAATGCTTCTTTCTAGCATTGGTACTGCCCGTATCTACGAGTGCAAAACATGCAGCCGTAAGTTCCCATCATTTCAAGCACTCGGTGGCCACCGAACCAGCCACAAGAAAATTAAGTTAATTGCAGGCGAACAAGTGCCTGTAAAGCCAAAGACACACGGGTGCTCAATATGCGGCTTGGAGTTTCCGCTAGGCCAAGCCCTTGGCGGCCACATGAGGCGCCACCGTGCTGCTATCGAGAACTTTACTGATATTTCTACCAACAGAATTATTAATGACGATGATACAACGAATACGGTCCCTGTTTTGAAGAGATTTAGTAGTAGCAAAAGAATTTTGTGTTTGGAATTGACTTTGAGGCCTTACGAGATTGATTTAACGCTAAAGTTATAG